ATGTATTGTGGAGATCGACACTAAAACTACAACTAACATTTGGTTTCACTAATATTTTGTTCACATTTTCGAGAAAACTAAAGGCGACAACCTCTTATATAAGCCTGGAGAGATACACATGAAAGTAACTCCATAAAGAAGGGGTAAAAGGATGAGCATGGACAGAAGAGAAGCTACACACCAATGTGCACGAGATAACTCAAATAAGCTTAGCTAAAATTGCCAGGTCTCCCTCTTCTTGTTCAGGCTCATCATAAGTACACTATGGTCTAGGTCCAATTCAATAACTCCCAAGATTGAATGATTTAAAACCAGAAATGAAATGACCGAAAATTGAGTGACTCACAAGGTCTTGGTGTGAAATGTTTGGTTCCAGCCTTGTGTCAATTACATGTATCTTGAACCACTCAAAAACTTCAAGATCATGTACATTCTTTTCCTCCATTCTTTTCACAGCTCTTTCTATCTATAGGAAGCCAAAGataaaaaccaaaaccaaagagAATATATTAATATGTAGCTTACACATGACTAAATTTGAAGTGCAGCATGCTCAAACTCCACCCACAAAATTCAAATCGTCCACCTAGGCGCTTTCAACAACATAGAAGACAGAGAGCGTTCATTTCGAGTTATATGAGTAAAAGTAGAATCCCACGCAACTCACCTGATTTAAATAATCATCTAAGAACATTATCGCATGATCGTCCTGCCCAGTATTAAGTTTGAATATGCGCAAAACCTTTGTCCTTCTCAGAGACTGCAATAAGTAATTCATATCAAATATCAATAGACTCGAACTTTGGATAGCAGAACAAGGGCAACAGACAGAGGAGAATTAAAGTCCAGGGACATAATGAATGCAAAGTACAAATTGGTCCAGGCATTGATTACACACATCACAAGAAAAGTGAGTGCtttgataattaaaaatttcttCTATTGGTTGGTTGGCAAGTGTCTTAAGGGACCTTACTAACAAAATCCACCCACACGTGCAgtcttaagaaaaaaaaagtgatcactTTCTTTATAAATGCTGAAGCCAGTAAACTTTTTGGCAGTTCTAACCACAGTTCCACAATGTAAAGCAAGTGATTGATTCTttgtgactttttctttttccataataaaaatcaattttgcctTAGCATAATTGTCATCTATTATGCCACCTAAGATGTGCTTATTAAATGATCAGATCAACAAACATTACTTCGTTCTGGATAACACTGTGCTGATGGAAATGTGGCTCGGGCAAGAAAAAGAGTCCAAATATAATATCTCCATGTTCCATCAATACAGATTATGACACCTTCAAATGTGTCTGGGTCAAAATCTTAACTACTGAATACCCATATGTTTATGATCAAGATAGGAGGGAAGGTCAATCCCAGAAAGCCGCTGTTTCTGTCCTACATAATTTGTGTAATGATCTTATTTGTGATTATCAGATTAGCATGAGCTAGTGCACTATTTGACATTTCAGTTTCAATTCAACCCTCTCTGACCTGAAAGTGCTAACATCTGTGAAGAATACTCATCATGAAGGAGCTTTCCAATGTCAAAGAATCTGACTGATGTTTCTTCCACAAATAGTGTGCACCATCAATCGACTGCACATTACCTTTCAAGCAGATTGCTGTAATTAAAGAGCCGTTGTTCTCTTACTTGTTTTAACATATCATTAACACTACAAGTGGTTCATTCCaatcaaaagtatttttctctAGCTTGCCATTTTCTGAATTGACTCTTCCCTGGTGCTAATacatattgagagagagagatgcaagtGTACCTCCAACTCTCTATCCACCTGAGTTCTGTCCACGACACTGCTATACAACTGCGACCGCAAAACAAAAGGCCGAATCGAGACCTGAAAACGCAAGCAATTGCTGAAAGAAGAAACAACGGAGAACACACATAATTGTCAATACTTGCAAACGCAACACAATCAGGACCCCCCAACCTTGTCGATGTGAGGGAATTGAGCTCGCATCATGCGAAGCGCCACTAGCGTGTCGCTAAAAGTGAGACTCTGCTCTGCCAGTCAAACGCGGCAAGAATCATCAATCAAACAACACCATCGTCCGGCGAATGGAACAGGACAATAAGTGAAAAACAGCGCAGAATGATCAGAGATTGTAGCTCACCTAGAGATTCAGATGCGGCGGTTTCAGCGTCAtcagccgccgccgcctcctcctcgtccCGTCGCCGTTTCGTTCCCTTGGATGGGGACGAAGATGATGGATCTTGCGTCGACATTCGGTTTTGGTGTCCGGTTTCCGGAGCTTGCTCGCTACCCAGTCTCGGGCTGAGAAATTCATCGGATGGTTCGCGCTAAATTGTGCGGAAAACAAATGAGAAGTGAAGGCCCTGTTCTATCGTAAAATTACACATTAGTCTTGCTTTTGTTAGGAATCTTTACACTTCGCTCCATGCAATCTTGTGGGCTGATTTCAAA
The genomic region above belongs to Rhodamnia argentea isolate NSW1041297 chromosome 6, ASM2092103v1, whole genome shotgun sequence and contains:
- the LOC115757451 gene encoding uncharacterized protein LOC115757451 isoform X3, encoding MSTQDPSSSSPSKGTKRRRDEEEAAAADDAETAASESLEQSLTFSDTLVALRMMRAQFPHIDKVSIRPFVLRSQLYSSVVDRTQVDRELESLRRTKVLRIFKLNTGQDDHAIMFLDDYLNQIERAVKRMEEKNVHDLEVFEWFKIHVIDTRLEPNISHQDLCSLLSLGGKVKDNQISVLINGGVIIRQLIDPSMYWFAIPNVGSMLKGLSQAKDSESYMSQQKSCDNVSVSSCRSCVTFSLFPAFLALLY
- the LOC115757451 gene encoding serine/threonine-protein kinase 19 homolog isoform X2, producing the protein MSTQDPSSSSPSKGTKRRRDEEEAAAADDAETAASESLEQSLTFSDTLVALRMMRAQFPHIDKLYSSVVDRTQVDRELESLRRTKVLRIFKLNTGQDDHAIMFLDDYLNQIERAVKRMEEKNVHDLEVFEWFKIHVIDTRLEPNISHQDLCSLLSLGGKVKDNQISVLINGGVIIRQLIDPSMYWFAIPNVGSMLKGLSQGRKELLSLLSRRRYKEMLLASLEKKRLRLSPLDMRFHLRDLIGSGHLKTIKTPTGLVVRISKE
- the LOC115757451 gene encoding uncharacterized protein LOC115757451 isoform X4; protein product: MSTQDPSSSSPSKGTKRRRDEEEAAAADDAETAASESLEQSLTFSDTLVALRMMRAQFPHIDKVSIRPFVLRSQLYSSVVDRTQVDRELESLRRTKVLRIFKLNTGQDDHAIMFLDDYLNQIERAVKRMEEKNVHDLEVFEWFKIHVIDTRLEPNISHQDLCSLLSLGGKVKDNQISVLINGGVIIRQLIDPSMYWFAIPNVGSMLKGLSQEVPRSTDLIVGQRFRELHVPAKKL
- the LOC115757451 gene encoding serine/threonine-protein kinase 19 isoform X1, which codes for MSTQDPSSSSPSKGTKRRRDEEEAAAADDAETAASESLEQSLTFSDTLVALRMMRAQFPHIDKVSIRPFVLRSQLYSSVVDRTQVDRELESLRRTKVLRIFKLNTGQDDHAIMFLDDYLNQIERAVKRMEEKNVHDLEVFEWFKIHVIDTRLEPNISHQDLCSLLSLGGKVKDNQISVLINGGVIIRQLIDPSMYWFAIPNVGSMLKGLSQGRKELLSLLSRRRYKEMLLASLEKKRLRLSPLDMRFHLRDLIGSGHLKTIKTPTGLVVRISKE
- the LOC115757451 gene encoding uncharacterized protein LOC115757451 isoform X6, yielding MSTQDPSSSSPSKGTKRRRDEEEAAAADDAETAASESLEQSLTFSDTLVALRMMRAQFPHIDKVSIRPFVLRSQLYSSVVDRTQVDRELESLRRTKVLRIFKLNTGQDDHAIMFLDDYLNQIERAVKRMEEKNVHDLEVFEWFKIHVIDTRLEPNISHQDLCSLLSLGGKVKDNQISVLINGGVIIRQLIDPSMYWFAIPNVGSMLKGLSQFFTSHLVPSGSHRCIRQLTISS
- the LOC115757451 gene encoding serine/threonine-protein kinase 19 isoform X5, which encodes MSTQDPSSSSPSKGTKRRRDEEEAAAADDAETAASESLEQSLTFSDTLVALRMMRAQFPHIDKVSIRPFVLRSQLYSSVVDRTQVDRELESLRRTKVLRIFKLNTGQDDHAIMFLDDYLNQCSLLSLGGKVKDNQISVLINGGVIIRQLIDPSMYWFAIPNVGSMLKGLSQGRKELLSLLSRRRYKEMLLASLEKKRLRLSPLDMRFHLRDLIGSGHLKTIKTPTGLVVRISKE